The region AACATGCCGATGATGATTTGCCAATGTGACTTCTTGTACCAGGCTTCAGAATCGGCCATCGCTTCGGCAGCTCCTTCAAGTTGTGTTGTTCATGCTGCCGCCAATTGTACGTGATTTTAGGATCAGCCGAATGGCGCTAACCACGGTTGTGCCGCATTAACCGCGGTCAACCCCCGTCGGCTGATCGATCGAACTCGAATTCAATGGACTAATTTTTCTGCGGTTGATTCTTCTTTCGCAGGAATTCGTACATATTAAAACGCTCAGGAAACGCAACGCCTTTCTCGTTCGCCCATGCCTCCCATAGCGACACGATGTCTTTGCGAAGCTTTGGTTTCTTCTTTGCCAAGTCATGAAGCTCGGTTCGATCTTTGGACAGGTCGTACAATTCCCAGGGTTTTTCATACTCACGGACTAGCTTCCACTGCCCCATTCGTACCGATGCGTTGCCTTCGTGCTCCCAGAACATCGGATCAAAGTGAATGCCTTTGCGGTCTCCGGCAAGTAATGGAACCATCGACCGCCCCTCGCATTCGGTCACCTCATTGGGATATTCGCCGCCGGCAAGATCGATCACCGTCGGCATAAAATCCTGTAGGTAGGCTCGATGCCGAACAAGCTTGCCACGGGTCGGGGCGGGAATCCCACTGGGCCAATGGGCGATCATCGGCGTACACGCACCGCCTTCGTGAACGTAGTGCTTGTACTTCCGATAGGGCGTGTTGCAGGCCCCGGCCCAATGCAGCCCGATGCGGACGCCCTTGGTGGTTTCCAGCGGTGGGTCCTTAACCATCGCTTCGTTGCCGACACCGAAGTCACCGCCTTCCTGACAAGCACCGTTGTCGGACAAAAAGAAGATCACGGTGTTGTCGTACTCGCCGGTGTCTTTCAAGTGCGTGACCAACTTGCCAATATTCTGGTCAATCGAATCCAGACACCCCGCGTAAGCAGCCATGATGGCGTCCAGCCGATCACGTTGCCTGTTGTCCAGGCTATCCCAGTCTGGACCGGGGTGCGGAGCCGCTTCGGTGTTCGCCGAAAGCAAGCCGAGTTCACGTTGACGCTTCTGACGCGACTTCATCAACGCACCCCAACCATCTTTGTATTTCCCGCGGTACTTTTGATAGTCTTCCCATTTCGCGTTGAGCGGCCAGTGCGGCGCGTTGTAGGCGAGGTACAGGAAGAAGGGTTGATCGTCATCTTCAGACTTGGCGTCGGTCAGGTAGTCGATCGCCTTATCGGTAAACGTGTCGGTCGCATAGAAGTCCTCGGGAACCTTCACCGCCTCGTTTCCCTCGGTCAATCCACGATCGCCACCGGGTTTGAAATAATTGATCGCGCCGCTGAGGCACCCGTAGTAGCGATCGAAACCACGCTGCAGTGGCCAGCACTCTTTCTTGTCCGCACCCAAATGCCATTTCCCGGTCATCAATGTTTTGTAACCAGATTCTTTCAAGACCTCCGCCAGGGTCGTGCATTGATCATTCAGGTAGCCTTGATAGGGGCCTTCGAAACCGAGCGGTTGATTCGGGGGCGCGGTCATGTGCCCGATCCCGGCTTGATGGGGTTGCAACCCGGTGATCAAACTCGCTCGCGTCGGGCAGCAACGACCCTGGTTATAAAACTGGGTGAACCGCAAACCGCCTTTGGCGAGTGAGTCGATGTGAGGTGTCTCGATTTCGCTGCCGTAACATCCCAGATCCGAATAGCCCATGTCATCGACCAAGACGACGATGATGTTCGGTCGAGACCCGACCAATTTCGTTTGCTTTTCGATCAGGCCTTCGTCTTCTGCGATTTGCCGCAGGTGACCGGCGGCGATCTTAATGACGTCTCGGTCATAAGTCATCAATCCATTGATTTCGCCTTCGACATCTGTGGTTTGCGTATAAACCGCCCCGGCGACGCCTTTGGCCTTGAGGTCCGCCAGACGCCGAATCGATTCTTTGTATCGTTCGATGTATTCATGTTTGGTTTTGGGAAGGCCGCCGTATCCCCAGTTGCGTTGACTGCCCCAAAGGTGATTGGGTACTGGCCAGCCGTGGCCTCCGAACTCACCGACGATTTTGACGTAGTCGTCATAACGCGGATCATCGACGGGGAAATCGGGATGTGGATAAACGTGTTCGTCGGCCATGTCTCCGACCGGAAAAAAGTTTCCTCCGCTGGCAATGTTGATCTGTCGTGATGGATCATAACTTGTGATCCAACGCCCGACTTCCATCGTTCGGTGTTGACCCCAGCGTTCATTGAAGGGAATCCAGGTGACGATCGAAGGATGGTTGTAAAGATGATCGACCATCCCCTTCAATTCGGCCATGTATTGGTCGTGTGCCGCGTCCGGCCATGTCGCATCAAGCGACTCGCCTTCTTTCCAAGCGTTCGGTCGCTTAGCGGCGTCATGGTTCTTATCTAGACGTTTCCATTTTGGCCATTCACCCGATGGCATCCCGGCACCGCCTTCGACTTGGTCTTGCCAAACCAGCATGCCCGCTTTGTCACAGTGATAGTAGTACCGCCGCGGTTCGACTTTGATGTGTTTGCGAATCATGTTG is a window of Roseiconus lacunae DNA encoding:
- a CDS encoding sulfatase-like hydrolase/transferase gives rise to the protein MIDHRSLSRVNATLFIAIALFATHPGRAAEHAWSPVADSMLTRWGKQVQPNDAWSQYPRPQLKRSRWQNLNGMWDYAITAKDSAKPESFEGQILVPFAVEAPLSGVGRRLSAEQALWYRTSFDLVDARPKDGQSIRLHFEAVDYACDVWLNGRKLGNHVGGNLPFSFLIDDVKPEGNELVVKVIDATDATGKYQLRGKQKVENRGIFYTPVSGIWQTVWIEPVAKHHIETLKVTGDDQGNVTVSSKVSGDQTQLRVTASLGDSSTTATGSSDGVTLSVENPSLWTPQSPTLYDLKVELIGKDNQVLDSVESYVGLRTVGKRRDADGNFRLTLNGKDIFHWGPLDQGWWPGGLLTPPSDEAIRFEIDFLQKAGFNMIRKHIKVEPRRYYYHCDKAGMLVWQDQVEGGAGMPSGEWPKWKRLDKNHDAAKRPNAWKEGESLDATWPDAAHDQYMAELKGMVDHLYNHPSIVTWIPFNERWGQHRTMEVGRWITSYDPSRQINIASGGNFFPVGDMADEHVYPHPDFPVDDPRYDDYVKIVGEFGGHGWPVPNHLWGSQRNWGYGGLPKTKHEYIERYKESIRRLADLKAKGVAGAVYTQTTDVEGEINGLMTYDRDVIKIAAGHLRQIAEDEGLIEKQTKLVGSRPNIIVVLVDDMGYSDLGCYGSEIETPHIDSLAKGGLRFTQFYNQGRCCPTRASLITGLQPHQAGIGHMTAPPNQPLGFEGPYQGYLNDQCTTLAEVLKESGYKTLMTGKWHLGADKKECWPLQRGFDRYYGCLSGAINYFKPGGDRGLTEGNEAVKVPEDFYATDTFTDKAIDYLTDAKSEDDDQPFFLYLAYNAPHWPLNAKWEDYQKYRGKYKDGWGALMKSRQKRQRELGLLSANTEAAPHPGPDWDSLDNRQRDRLDAIMAAYAGCLDSIDQNIGKLVTHLKDTGEYDNTVIFFLSDNGACQEGGDFGVGNEAMVKDPPLETTKGVRIGLHWAGACNTPYRKYKHYVHEGGACTPMIAHWPSGIPAPTRGKLVRHRAYLQDFMPTVIDLAGGEYPNEVTECEGRSMVPLLAGDRKGIHFDPMFWEHEGNASVRMGQWKLVREYEKPWELYDLSKDRTELHDLAKKKPKLRKDIVSLWEAWANEKGVAFPERFNMYEFLRKKNQPQKN